A genomic window from Syntrophus gentianae includes:
- a CDS encoding nuclear transport factor 2 family protein gives MLNGKVTLFFVLACLVLGGCMVDPEHQGAYMENYRKFLRETDTHVIPPPPPGSEVEKHAIETFRLFYEVFSEERIRRSIKTLYAPDAYFRDGFREVQGIEAITAYFISSTDAVSSCTFDIQDVAVHDGNYYFRWIMHLTLKRNKEKPIQAVGMSHVRFNAQGQIIFHQDYWDTGIIYEQAPILGRIITWIRSRI, from the coding sequence ATGCTTAATGGAAAAGTCACTCTTTTTTTCGTCCTTGCCTGCCTTGTTCTGGGCGGGTGTATGGTCGATCCTGAACACCAGGGGGCCTATATGGAAAATTACCGTAAGTTCCTCAGGGAAACAGATACCCACGTCATCCCTCCGCCTCCTCCGGGTTCAGAGGTGGAAAAGCATGCCATCGAAACGTTCCGCCTCTTCTATGAAGTCTTTTCCGAAGAGCGGATCCGGCGCAGTATCAAGACACTATACGCCCCGGATGCCTATTTCCGCGACGGCTTTCGAGAGGTCCAGGGGATCGAGGCCATTACTGCCTATTTTATTTCCAGCACGGATGCGGTTTCCTCGTGCACCTTCGACATTCAGGATGTGGCCGTCCATGATGGAAACTACTACTTCCGCTGGATCATGCATCTAACCCTGAAACGCAACAAGGAAAAGCCGATTCAGGCTGTGGGCATGTCGCACGTACGCTTCAATGCCCAGGGACAGATCATCTTTCATCAGGACTACTGGGATACGGGAATCATCTACGAGCAGGCGCCGATTCTGGGCCGGATCATCACCTGGATTCGCAGCCGTATTTAA
- a CDS encoding NAD(P)/FAD-dependent oxidoreductase, with protein MPEYVFEVPMTMHESRLRIAVLGAGVAGIVAAYLLSRRHDVTLYERNDYIGGHTNTIAVPGGKDGSIPVDTGFIVFNDRTYPLFNRFLDQLGVRAGKTDMSFSYADQQSSLCYASRDLDSLFAQRKNLFRPSFWRFVDGMLRFNRITRSRLHEGALSRISLGEHLEREGFGDSVARAFVLPMAGAIWSAPDGDIRSFPAETFARFYENHGLLSLRDHPQWYYVAGGSSTYVRAFLKSFPGGVHLSSPVVAVERTEAGIVLKLPGGEERYDGAVIATHADEALLLLADPSDDEVRLLLPWRYAANRTILHRDTSFLPPNRRAWASWNYIRPAGGKERDPVTLTYDMTRLQHLPADAGRICVTLNPWREIAPSSVIRSFVYSHPMYSFDALATQSQLPILNGRRHTYFCGSYFGYGFHEDAVRSAVEVARQFGIEL; from the coding sequence ATGCCGGAATATGTCTTTGAGGTGCCGATGACCATGCACGAGTCGCGATTGCGTATAGCCGTTCTGGGTGCCGGTGTTGCGGGTATTGTCGCCGCCTATCTGCTTTCCCGAAGGCACGATGTGACGCTCTATGAGAGGAACGATTATATCGGCGGCCACACGAACACGATCGCCGTTCCCGGCGGCAAAGACGGATCGATCCCGGTGGATACGGGTTTTATCGTCTTCAACGATCGGACCTACCCTCTCTTCAACCGCTTTCTGGATCAGCTGGGCGTCCGGGCCGGAAAAACGGACATGTCCTTCAGCTACGCCGACCAGCAAAGCTCCCTCTGCTATGCCAGCCGTGATCTGGACAGCCTTTTCGCCCAGCGGAAGAACCTCTTCCGGCCGTCCTTCTGGCGGTTTGTCGACGGCATGCTGCGCTTCAACCGCATCACTCGAAGCCGCCTCCACGAAGGCGCCCTGTCCCGCATATCCCTCGGAGAGCATCTGGAACGGGAGGGCTTCGGGGATTCCGTTGCCCGGGCCTTCGTCCTTCCCATGGCCGGAGCCATCTGGTCCGCTCCCGACGGCGACATCCGGTCTTTTCCCGCCGAGACCTTTGCCCGTTTCTACGAGAATCACGGCCTCTTGTCGCTTCGGGACCACCCTCAGTGGTATTATGTCGCCGGGGGCAGTTCAACCTATGTCCGTGCCTTCCTGAAAAGCTTTCCGGGGGGAGTGCATCTCTCCAGTCCCGTCGTCGCCGTTGAAAGGACAGAGGCGGGCATTGTCCTGAAGCTGCCCGGCGGCGAAGAGAGGTATGACGGCGCCGTCATTGCCACCCATGCCGATGAGGCCCTGCTCCTCCTGGCCGATCCCTCCGATGACGAGGTCCGCCTGCTTTTGCCCTGGAGGTATGCAGCCAATCGAACGATTCTCCATCGCGATACCTCCTTTCTTCCGCCGAACCGGCGCGCCTGGGCGTCCTGGAACTATATCCGGCCCGCAGGTGGAAAGGAGCGTGATCCAGTTACCCTCACCTATGACATGACGAGATTGCAGCATCTTCCCGCCGACGCCGGGCGGATCTGCGTGACCCTAAACCCCTGGAGGGAGATAGCGCCGTCATCGGTCATCCGGAGCTTTGTTTACAGCCACCCCATGTACAGCTTCGATGCCCTGGCCACCCAGAGTCAACTTCCGATTCTCAACGGCAGGCGGCATACCTATTTCTGCGGCA